Proteins co-encoded in one uncultured Methanomethylovorans sp. genomic window:
- a CDS encoding transposase produces the protein MQLTKKIKIHPTEEQVDVLWKLSEQCRLVYNFALAERKETWKKEQRSVKYIEQQNKLPELKRQYPAYNIVYSKVLQSVLKKLDTNYKSFFSLRKNGDKSARPPNFRSRKYFMTLVYNQSGFRIDGNTIIFSHKVNDVCLLFNVQSILDSSRIKQIEIYNDDPYKAKGDFFISITCDVSPSIHYVDNNQYQAIDLGITKIVTAVNTQGKFFETKTPRSDQYWNAKIDSIKSRRDHCKKGSKRWNRLHNTYRKMEAKKSHQIKDFQHNLSKKMIENTKANTIIVGDLNVKSMAQSKKATGKKKRSINRSTQNQGYLSRFIGFLTYKAELRGKKVIRIDESYTSKACHSCGKLHDMPLSERNMVCDCGNVIDRDRNSSINIMKRFLSQNALWTGYQQFVGNLRQYRLPDGIEIHRIEAK, from the coding sequence ATGCAACTGACGAAGAAGATCAAAATACATCCAACTGAGGAACAAGTTGATGTTCTTTGGAAATTGTCGGAACAATGTAGACTTGTTTATAATTTCGCATTAGCTGAAAGAAAGGAAACATGGAAGAAAGAACAGAGAAGTGTGAAATATATAGAACAACAGAACAAGTTGCCTGAACTTAAGAGACAATATCCTGCTTATAATATAGTTTACTCGAAAGTCTTACAATCGGTTCTGAAAAAGCTTGACACAAATTATAAATCATTCTTTTCACTCAGGAAAAATGGAGATAAATCCGCAAGACCTCCAAACTTTCGAAGTCGTAAGTACTTCATGACTTTAGTATACAATCAGAGTGGATTTAGAATAGATGGTAATACTATCATTTTTTCACATAAAGTCAATGATGTTTGTCTACTATTCAATGTGCAGAGCATACTAGATTCATCAAGGATTAAGCAAATCGAGATATACAACGATGATCCTTATAAAGCAAAAGGTGATTTTTTTATCTCCATAACATGTGATGTTTCACCATCTATACACTATGTAGATAACAATCAATATCAAGCCATAGATCTCGGAATAACAAAAATAGTAACCGCTGTGAATACTCAAGGAAAATTCTTTGAGACTAAAACACCGCGTTCAGATCAATATTGGAATGCTAAAATCGATTCGATCAAATCCAGACGAGATCACTGTAAAAAAGGCAGTAAACGATGGAACAGGTTACATAATACATATCGAAAAATGGAAGCGAAGAAATCACATCAGATAAAAGATTTTCAACATAATCTTTCTAAAAAGATGATTGAAAATACCAAAGCTAATACCATAATTGTTGGTGATCTCAATGTTAAGAGCATGGCACAATCGAAAAAAGCAACTGGTAAAAAGAAACGATCTATAAACAGATCTACTCAGAATCAGGGTTATCTATCAAGATTCATCGGATTCTTAACCTACAAAGCAGAACTTAGAGGTAAGAAAGTAATAAGAATCGATGAGAGTTATACTTCGAAAGCATGTCATTCATGTGGAAAATTACATGATATGCCTCTTTCGGAAAGAAATATGGTATGTGATTGTGGTAACGTAATAGATAGAGATCGTAATAGTTCTATCAATATCATGAAACGTTTCCTATCACAAAATGCCTTGTGGACAGGCTATCAACAATTTGTTGGTAATCTTCGACAATACAGGCTTCCCGATGGAATTGAGATTCATAGAATCGAAGCCAAATGA
- the tnpA gene encoding IS200/IS605 family transposase: MLYDLDKGSHSVYSLHYHFVQCVKYRRKALDNQNIVDFLKMKIHQISNTFEVEVVNIECDKDHFHVLFTAKPTLNIPKYINAIKTITSREIRKNYPGIKTMLWKDAFWSRSYFIATTGQVTLDVLKQYVDDQGKHATDEEDQNTSN, encoded by the coding sequence ATGCTGTATGATCTCGATAAAGGAAGTCATTCTGTATACTCACTGCACTATCATTTTGTACAATGTGTCAAATATCGAAGAAAAGCTCTCGACAACCAAAATATTGTAGACTTCCTGAAGATGAAAATACACCAAATAAGTAATACGTTTGAAGTAGAAGTTGTAAACATCGAATGTGATAAAGATCACTTCCATGTACTATTCACTGCAAAACCAACTCTGAATATACCAAAGTATATCAATGCCATCAAAACCATTACATCCAGAGAGATTAGAAAGAATTACCCTGGAATAAAAACAATGCTATGGAAAGATGCGTTTTGGTCACGATCTTATTTCATAGCAACAACTGGTCAAGTTACACTGGACGTACTTAAACAATACGTAGACGATCAAGGGAAACATGCAACTGACGAAGAAGATCAAAATACATCCAACTGA
- a CDS encoding transposase: MLKKYSGNKKLKRVGSVKLTVPSQSIQVNHDAKTIKIPCLKLTFQYHVPFEKANQVEIDEQYIYLSVSVPEKDCIHVTNYIGVDRNTTGHIAVVANPTTGKVLKLGKKGLHIHNKYKHIRKDLQKKRQFKKLKQIKDRESRIVRDLNHKISSKIVKTAIANNSGIKLEDLTGIRKTSKPSKSFRYSLNSWSFYQLQMFIEYKAKLHGVDVVYINPAYTSQTCSRCGCIGNREGKSFECLTCRHVENADINAAFNIAKSPYISQSTKERDLVEGSTDTPIIALVGTQLTIEPHQL, from the coding sequence ATTCTTAAAAAATATTCAGGAAACAAGAAGCTGAAAAGAGTGGGCAGTGTTAAATTAACTGTACCTTCTCAGAGTATTCAAGTTAACCACGATGCTAAGACTATCAAAATTCCATGTCTGAAGCTAACATTTCAGTACCATGTACCATTTGAAAAAGCCAATCAAGTGGAAATTGATGAACAGTATATCTATTTATCCGTTAGTGTTCCTGAAAAGGACTGCATCCACGTGACCAATTATATTGGTGTAGATAGAAACACAACTGGACACATAGCAGTAGTAGCAAATCCGACTACAGGAAAGGTGCTAAAATTAGGAAAGAAAGGACTACACATACATAATAAGTACAAGCATATCAGAAAGGACTTGCAGAAGAAAAGACAGTTTAAGAAACTTAAACAAATCAAAGACAGAGAAAGTAGAATAGTTCGAGACTTGAACCATAAAATTAGCAGCAAAATTGTAAAAACTGCTATTGCTAATAATAGTGGAATTAAGCTCGAAGATTTAACTGGAATCAGAAAAACCAGTAAACCCTCTAAATCTTTCAGATACTCCTTGAACAGTTGGTCATTCTATCAACTTCAAATGTTCATAGAATACAAGGCTAAGCTGCATGGTGTGGATGTTGTCTATATCAATCCTGCTTATACGAGCCAGACTTGTAGCAGGTGCGGATGTATAGGAAACAGAGAAGGAAAGAGTTTTGAGTGTCTAACATGTAGACACGTTGAGAATGCGGATATCAATGCAGCGTTCAATATTGCAAAGAGTCCATACATATCTCAATCCACTAAAGAAAGAGATTTAGTGGAGGGGAGTACTGATACCCCTATAATAGCTCTAGTTGGAACGCAACTAACTATAGAACCCCACCAGCTTTAG
- a CDS encoding RNA-guided endonuclease TnpB family protein produces MKKGNVYRIYPDKEQKTLLEQHFGAARFVYNHSLFLKKLMYNKFRINMTEIDLNNHLVSLKETFPWLKDLNSQLLQQANRNLLTGFKNFFEGRGSYPTTKRKKDNKFSFQVPQNYQINLTSSQIYLPKIGWMKIILHRDFLSKEFIEKNLVIKEVNGEKILDQKLNQEFKVLKTLTVSRTPAGRYHVSILIENYETYPEPASFNEKTTVGIDVGIKSFAVLSTGQVIDNPNFLKRSLKKLIKLQKNVSRKQNGSKNRRKAVDKLAKHHQLIANQRKDFHHKVSAKLISDNQALAIEDLNVSGMIRNHCLAQSISDVGWSAFIQKLTYKAEWLGKTILKIGRFEASSKLCNVCGYKFSDLTLDIREWECPSCKTLHDRDKNASINIKKIALNNLNTHGTWERAYGLTDKSQGKEVGSISVFS; encoded by the coding sequence ATGAAAAAAGGTAATGTATATCGAATCTATCCTGACAAAGAACAAAAAACTTTGTTAGAACAACACTTTGGTGCTGCTAGATTCGTATACAATCACTCTCTTTTTCTCAAGAAGTTGATGTACAATAAGTTCAGAATCAACATGACTGAAATTGATCTGAACAACCATCTGGTTTCTCTCAAAGAAACATTCCCGTGGTTAAAGGATCTTAACTCTCAGTTATTACAACAAGCAAATAGAAATCTATTGACTGGATTTAAGAACTTCTTTGAAGGAAGAGGTTCTTATCCAACAACCAAGAGAAAGAAGGATAATAAATTTTCATTTCAAGTTCCTCAGAACTATCAGATCAACCTGACTTCCTCTCAAATATACCTACCTAAAATAGGTTGGATGAAGATCATTCTTCATCGAGATTTTTTAAGCAAAGAATTCATTGAAAAAAATCTTGTAATAAAGGAAGTTAATGGAGAAAAGATCCTTGACCAGAAACTTAACCAGGAATTCAAGGTTCTCAAAACATTGACTGTTTCCAGAACACCAGCTGGAAGATATCATGTCAGCATTTTGATTGAAAACTATGAAACTTATCCAGAACCTGCTAGTTTCAATGAAAAAACTACTGTTGGTATTGATGTTGGAATCAAATCATTTGCTGTTCTATCCACAGGACAAGTAATTGATAATCCTAATTTCCTGAAAAGATCATTAAAGAAACTCATCAAATTACAGAAAAATGTTTCTAGAAAACAAAATGGTTCAAAGAACAGGAGAAAAGCAGTTGATAAACTAGCAAAACATCATCAGTTAATAGCAAACCAGAGAAAAGATTTCCATCATAAAGTCTCAGCGAAACTAATTAGCGACAACCAAGCTCTCGCTATAGAAGACCTAAATGTAAGTGGAATGATCAGAAATCATTGTTTAGCTCAATCAATCAGTGATGTTGGTTGGTCCGCATTCATCCAGAAGCTGACCTACAAAGCAGAATGGTTGGGAAAAACCATCCTGAAAATAGGTAGGTTTGAAGCATCATCCAAGTTGTGTAATGTTTGTGGATACAAGTTCAGTGATTTGACTCTTGATATCAGAGAATGGGAATGTCCTTCCTGTAAAACATTGCATGATAGAGACAAGAATGCTTCTATCAACATTAAGAAAATAGCTTTGAATAATCTAAACACCCATGGAACATGGGAAAGAGCCTATGGACTCACTGACAAAAGTCAGGGGAAAGAAGTAGGAAGCATCTCAGTCTTTAGCTGA
- a CDS encoding transposase — protein sequence MQLTLPIKIDVTLEQGSVLWDLSEKCRLIYNFGLSERQDAYKNKTKIGYVRQQNKLPELKQQFPEYKWVYSKVLQGTLKCLDNDYRSFFNLIKNKDVKARLPGFKGKKYFTTMIYNQSGFEISDTKGNILVSKSMDTRIHKPEGEYSEQDKIFIDLSHKHPSGIPLTFELPVTLLDERIFSQATDIVQVNLCQKDDEFYISITYEVPAEKHCNNDCYLAIDIGTIKQTMVDSDGKFTELKNRRSDQYWEPKIQQIQSRRDHCNKDSRKWKRLHNNLGRMKRRSSNQLKDNQHKITRNIVENTDANTIIIGKLDVKQMASSKPKANKRDRSTNRGTHNSGHIGRFAQFLTYKAEALGKRVIRIDESYTSKKYCVCGTIKNMSLNNRTYECGYCSNVIDRDCNSSVNILLRYFKHNALWTSYRSMIDNLRQTGLLIGIIPTRMISR from the coding sequence ATGCAGTTGACGTTACCAATCAAGATAGATGTTACTCTGGAACAGGGATCTGTTCTATGGGATCTATCTGAAAAATGTAGACTTATCTACAACTTTGGATTGAGTGAACGACAAGATGCATACAAGAATAAGACTAAGATTGGTTATGTTAGACAGCAGAATAAATTACCCGAACTCAAACAACAATTTCCTGAATATAAATGGGTATATTCCAAAGTATTGCAGGGAACCCTGAAGTGTCTTGACAATGATTACAGGTCTTTTTTCAATCTAATAAAGAATAAGGATGTCAAGGCCAGACTTCCTGGATTCAAAGGCAAGAAGTATTTCACTACGATGATCTATAATCAGTCAGGATTTGAGATCTCTGATACTAAAGGTAATATTCTTGTAAGCAAGTCTATGGATACTCGAATCCATAAACCAGAAGGAGAGTACTCTGAACAAGACAAGATTTTCATTGATCTCTCTCATAAGCATCCATCTGGAATTCCTTTGACATTTGAACTTCCTGTTACTCTACTTGATGAAAGGATATTTAGTCAAGCTACTGATATAGTTCAGGTCAACCTTTGCCAGAAAGATGACGAATTTTATATTTCCATTACCTATGAAGTGCCTGCAGAAAAACATTGTAATAATGATTGTTATCTTGCTATTGATATAGGTACGATCAAACAAACAATGGTCGATTCAGATGGTAAATTTACAGAATTAAAGAACAGGAGATCTGACCAGTATTGGGAACCTAAAATTCAACAGATCCAATCCAGAAGAGACCATTGCAATAAGGATAGTAGGAAATGGAAACGGTTACATAATAACCTTGGTAGGATGAAGAGGAGATCGTCCAATCAATTGAAAGACAACCAGCATAAAATTACTCGAAACATTGTTGAGAATACGGATGCTAATACTATCATTATTGGTAAACTAGATGTAAAACAAATGGCTTCTTCTAAACCAAAAGCAAATAAAAGAGACAGGAGTACTAATCGTGGTACTCATAATTCAGGACATATAGGTAGATTTGCTCAATTCTTGACCTACAAAGCTGAAGCTTTGGGTAAGAGAGTAATAAGAATTGATGAATCCTATACCTCAAAGAAATATTGTGTTTGTGGAACTATCAAGAATATGTCACTTAATAACAGAACCTATGAATGTGGTTACTGTAGTAATGTTATTGATAGGGATTGTAATAGTTCCGTGAACATACTCTTAAGGTATTTCAAACATAATGCTTTGTGGACAAGCTATCGATCTATGATCGATAATCTACGACAAACAGGTTTGTTGATTGGGATCATTCCTACAAGAATGATTTCGAGATGA
- a CDS encoding HEAT repeat domain-containing protein: protein MVTSTAYKNPYIIAIIMYISISMILILVTKVLLSSPTCRYAPRKGTSRLEVKGIPALIEALNDSDNFVREHVIDSLGKMRYMQPLRHLEKLLEDSDPEIRDCARNAIQNIMSARATFDD from the coding sequence TTGGTAACGTCAACTGCATATAAAAACCCATATATTATAGCGATAATAATGTATATAAGCATTAGCATGATACTGATTCTTGTAACAAAAGTATTGCTCTCATCCCCCACCTGTCGCTACGCTCCGAGGAAGGGGACTTCTCGCTTAGAAGTTAAAGGAATCCCTGCTTTAATAGAAGCTCTCAATGATAGTGATAATTTTGTTAGGGAGCATGTAATAGATTCTCTTGGAAAGATGAGGTACATGCAGCCTTTAAGACATTTAGAGAAACTTCTTGAAGATTCAGATCCGGAAATTCGGGATTGTGCCAGGAATGCAATTCAGAATATTATGTCTGCAAGAGCAACATTTGATGACTAA
- a CDS encoding HEAT repeat domain-containing protein: MMFGFGKPNIEKMERKKDVRGLIKALEYEKYNQVRRDAAMALGNIGDARAVEPLIQSLSDSFWDVRRDAAKALGNIGDARAVEPLIQALSDSNEYVRSYAAVALGKIGTPAVEPLIQALSDSNEYVRRDAAMALGEIGDARAVEPLIQALSDLNEYVRRDAAMALGEIGDARAVEPLIQSLSDSVWNVRRDAAVALGNIGDARAVEPLIQSLSDSDSDVSISAAVALGNIGDARAVEPLIQALRGSIRDVGRYASKALGKIGAPAVEPLIQALSDSNQDVRGDAAMALEMIGAPAVEPLIQALSDSNQYVRRDAAMVLGRFGDVRAVEPLIQSLSDSNELVRTDAAVALGNIGDARAVEPLIQALSDSNEYVRSYAAVALERFGDARAVEPLIQALSGSVWDVRSSAAVALGNIGDARAVEPLIQALSDSNQYVRRDAAVALGNIGDARAVEPLIQALSDSTKFVRRDVAKVLGNIGDARAVEPLIQALTDSDSDISSYAAEALGNIGDARARKALAKYHDTCRHKYLQ, encoded by the coding sequence ATGATGTTTGGATTCGGAAAACCAAATATTGAAAAAATGGAAAGAAAAAAAGATGTAAGAGGATTGATTAAAGCATTAGAATATGAAAAATACAATCAAGTTCGTAGGGATGCTGCAATGGCGCTTGGAAATATTGGCGATGCTCGTGCTGTCGAACCTCTAATCCAATCCTTGAGTGATTCTTTCTGGGATGTTCGTAGGGATGCTGCAAAAGCGCTGGGAAATATTGGCGATGCTCGTGCTGTCGAACCTCTGATCCAAGCCTTGAGCGATTCAAATGAATATGTTCGTAGTTATGCTGCAGTGGCGCTTGGAAAGATTGGGACACCTGCTGTCGAACCTCTTATTCAAGCTTTGAGCGATTCAAATGAATATGTTCGTAGGGATGCTGCAATGGCGCTGGGAGAGATTGGCGATGCACGTGCTGTCGAACCTCTTATTCAAGCTTTGAGCGATTTAAATGAATATGTTCGTAGGGATGCTGCAATGGCGCTGGGAGAGATTGGCGATGCTCGTGCTGTCGAACCTCTAATCCAATCCTTGAGTGATTCTGTCTGGAATGTTCGTAGGGATGCTGCAGTGGCACTGGGAAATATTGGCGATGCTCGTGCTGTCGAACCTCTGATCCAATCCTTGAGTGATTCTGATAGTGATGTTAGTATTAGTGCTGCAGTGGCACTGGGAAATATTGGCGATGCTCGTGCTGTCGAACCTCTGATCCAAGCCTTGAGAGGTTCTATCAGGGATGTTGGTAGGTATGCTTCAAAGGCACTGGGAAAGATTGGAGCACCTGCTGTCGAACCTCTGATCCAAGCCTTGAGCGATTCAAATCAAGATGTTCGTGGGGATGCTGCAATGGCGCTGGAAATGATTGGAGCACCTGCTGTCGAACCTCTGATCCAAGCCTTGAGCGATTCAAATCAATATGTTCGTAGGGATGCTGCAATGGTGCTGGGAAGATTTGGCGATGTTCGTGCTGTCGAACCTCTAATCCAATCCTTGAGTGATTCGAATGAGTTGGTTCGTACGGATGCTGCAGTGGCACTGGGAAACATTGGTGATGCTCGTGCTGTTGAACCTCTGATCCAAGCCTTGAGCGATTCAAATGAATATGTTCGTAGTTATGCTGCAGTAGCGCTGGAAAGATTTGGCGATGCTCGTGCTGTCGAACCTCTGATCCAAGCCTTGAGTGGTTCTGTCTGGGATGTTCGTAGTAGTGCTGCAGTGGCGCTTGGAAATATTGGCGATGCTCGTGCTGTCGAACCTCTGATCCAAGCCTTGAGCGATTCAAATCAATATGTTCGTAGGGATGCTGCAGTGGCGCTTGGAAATATTGGCGATGCTCGTGCTGTCGAACCTCTGATTCAAGCCTTGAGCGATTCAACTAAATTTGTTCGTAGGGATGTTGCAAAGGTGCTGGGAAACATTGGTGATGCTCGTGCTGTCGAACCTCTGATCCAAGCCTTGACTGATTCTGATAGTGATATTAGTAGTTATGCTGCAGAGGCGCTGGGAAACATTGGTGATGCTCGTGCTAGAAAAGCATTAGCAAAATATCATGATACATGCAGACATAAATATTTACAATAA
- a CDS encoding ParA family protein, giving the protein MTKKVTVINRKGGACKTTTAVNIAAALGLKGYKVLAIDLDPQADLTAYLLPNDLSEFKTLTDGFDKQDLSICVYPSTAENVDVIPADEKLDRVDNQLRQDELGILQLSDLFEKFDYKKYDYVILDSAPERTRLSSGALVLSDTLIMPVESYASYKKIPTMFKEFKRIKETLNSKLHFGYILITVAEPQTNFFKELGTIKEHEAIKGMVLDTVIPKNITLKECMPANKSIFSHNPDSSGAEAYMKVTEELLKKWEGNND; this is encoded by the coding sequence ATGACAAAAAAGGTGACGGTAATTAATCGAAAAGGAGGGGCCTGTAAGACCACAACTGCAGTAAACATTGCAGCTGCTCTTGGGTTGAAAGGATATAAGGTATTAGCAATTGATCTTGATCCACAAGCCGACCTTACAGCGTATTTGCTTCCGAATGATTTGTCAGAATTCAAAACACTTACAGATGGATTTGACAAACAGGATCTGTCTATATGTGTATATCCATCTACTGCAGAAAATGTTGATGTAATCCCTGCTGATGAAAAACTGGATCGTGTAGATAATCAGCTTCGCCAAGATGAACTTGGAATCCTTCAATTATCTGACCTCTTCGAAAAATTTGATTATAAAAAATACGATTATGTGATATTGGATTCTGCTCCGGAAAGAACCCGATTATCCTCAGGTGCTCTTGTATTATCTGATACTTTGATAATGCCTGTTGAGTCTTATGCAAGTTATAAGAAAATCCCTACCATGTTTAAAGAGTTTAAAAGGATCAAAGAAACCCTGAATTCAAAGCTCCATTTTGGATATATCCTAATAACTGTTGCAGAACCTCAAACCAATTTCTTTAAGGAACTTGGAACAATTAAAGAGCATGAAGCAATTAAAGGAATGGTTCTTGATACAGTAATTCCCAAAAACATAACACTTAAAGAATGTATGCCAGCAAACAAATCAATTTTTTCACATAATCCTGACAGTTCCGGAGCTGAAGCATATATGAAAGTCACCGAAGAACTCCTCAAAAAATGGGAGGGAAACAATGACTGA
- the iscB gene encoding RNA-guided endonuclease IscB — protein MRVFVLNKNGKPLMPTFPVIARLLLKEKKAKVVRKTPFTIKLLYETTEYTQPITAGMDTGSAMVGCAAISGNRVLYQSEIILRNDIKDKMTQRRQYRRTRRTRKLRYREPRFDNRGKEGKIAPSLRSKIESHIREKNFVESILPVTKWIVELASFDIHKITNPIVEGIDYQNGKQKGFYNVKQYVLSRDNYTCQYCSGKSKDNVLECHHIVFRKNKGTDTPTNLITLCKTCHQDLHAKYTQDTFPIHGIKSRTKHPTEMGIIKSQIKKSNWNFTETFGYETKYKREQVLKIPKTHSNDAIVICCNDYQVIQPDDTIYVKRHVAVGDYQQTTGKRSEKKIPTGKLFGLRKFDLIKTIKGIGFVKGKRSSGYFVICDIFNKTILNSVKVKTECVRLQARKTTIVQLTRRNSSTV, from the coding sequence ATGAGAGTTTTCGTATTGAACAAAAATGGTAAACCACTTATGCCGACTTTTCCGGTAATAGCAAGGCTATTGCTCAAGGAAAAGAAAGCAAAGGTAGTTCGCAAAACCCCATTTACCATCAAGTTACTTTACGAAACAACCGAATATACCCAACCAATAACTGCAGGAATGGATACAGGATCAGCAATGGTTGGATGTGCAGCGATCTCAGGGAATCGGGTCCTATACCAATCTGAAATTATCTTAAGAAACGATATCAAGGATAAGATGACTCAGAGAAGACAATATAGGAGGACAAGAAGAACAAGAAAACTAAGATACAGGGAACCTAGATTTGATAACAGAGGAAAAGAAGGAAAGATAGCACCATCGCTAAGGAGCAAGATAGAATCTCATATTAGAGAAAAGAACTTTGTTGAATCAATCCTTCCAGTAACTAAATGGATAGTTGAATTGGCTTCATTCGATATTCATAAGATAACCAATCCTATTGTAGAAGGAATTGATTACCAGAACGGAAAACAGAAAGGATTCTACAACGTTAAACAATATGTTCTTTCCAGAGACAATTATACCTGTCAGTATTGTTCTGGAAAATCGAAGGATAATGTACTTGAATGCCACCACATTGTTTTCAGGAAGAACAAAGGAACTGACACACCAACTAACCTGATTACCCTCTGTAAGACTTGTCATCAGGATCTCCATGCAAAATATACTCAGGACACTTTTCCAATACACGGAATTAAGTCCAGAACAAAGCATCCTACTGAAATGGGCATAATCAAATCACAAATTAAAAAAAGTAACTGGAACTTTACTGAAACATTTGGTTATGAGACCAAGTACAAGAGAGAACAAGTTCTCAAAATACCAAAAACTCATAGTAATGATGCTATTGTAATCTGTTGCAATGATTACCAGGTCATTCAACCAGATGATACTATCTACGTGAAAAGACATGTAGCTGTAGGAGATTACCAACAAACAACGGGGAAACGTTCTGAGAAGAAAATACCTACCGGAAAACTGTTCGGATTAAGAAAGTTTGATTTGATAAAGACAATAAAAGGTATTGGATTCGTAAAAGGAAAAAGAAGTTCTGGATACTTTGTTATTTGTGATATCTTCAACAAAACGATCTTAAACTCTGTTAAGGTGAAAACAGAATGTGTTCGATTACAAGCAAGAAAAACAACTATTGTTCAATTGACAAGACGCAATTCCTCCACCGTTTGA
- a CDS encoding transposase: MRKTYKFRIYPTKPQIRQMERSLEVCRHVYNRTLAERKQVYEETGKTLSKYTLNNLLPQWKADNPEYNEVFSQTLQEVQERVDLAFKHFFRRVKNGEKPGYPRFKGKGWYDSFTYPQMGFKLKDDHIYLSKIGDVYVKFHRQIEGNIKRVTVRRTSCTKWYVSLIIEPEDIPTPIVDLNKVIGIDVGLSSFLTMSDGDNVSNPRFFKAEEKELARVQRKLSQTVKGTTDRQKAIKVVQRVHERISNKRYDFAHQISRFLVDKYSFIAFEDLNIKNMIRDPQYSKSIADVSWNMLITATKYKAESAGKIVVLVNPYNTSQMCSKCGLIVKKTINNRIHKCDSCGLALDRDYNAAINILRLGLQSVGIKSVEARRL; this comes from the coding sequence ATGCGTAAGACCTACAAGTTTCGTATCTATCCAACTAAACCTCAAATTCGACAGATGGAGCGGAGCTTGGAAGTATGCAGACATGTCTATAATAGGACTCTTGCAGAACGAAAGCAAGTATATGAAGAAACTGGGAAAACATTGTCGAAATATACACTGAATAATCTTCTCCCACAGTGGAAAGCAGATAATCCAGAGTATAATGAAGTGTTTTCTCAGACTCTTCAGGAAGTACAGGAACGTGTAGACCTTGCTTTCAAACACTTTTTTAGAAGAGTAAAGAATGGAGAGAAACCTGGATATCCCCGCTTCAAAGGCAAAGGCTGGTATGATAGTTTCACTTATCCTCAGATGGGTTTCAAGTTAAAGGACGATCACATCTACCTATCCAAGATAGGGGATGTATACGTCAAATTCCATAGGCAAATAGAAGGCAATATAAAACGTGTAACCGTTAGAAGAACGTCATGTACTAAGTGGTATGTGTCTTTGATAATTGAACCTGAAGACATTCCAACACCAATCGTTGATCTGAACAAAGTAATTGGTATCGATGTAGGATTGTCGAGTTTCTTAACAATGTCTGATGGGGATAATGTCTCAAATCCACGGTTCTTTAAAGCCGAAGAAAAGGAACTTGCTAGAGTTCAACGTAAACTTTCACAGACTGTCAAAGGTACAACTGATAGACAGAAAGCTATAAAGGTTGTTCAGAGAGTACACGAGAGGATATCTAACAAAAGATATGATTTTGCACATCAGATAAGTAGATTCTTGGTTGATAAGTACTCTTTCATTGCATTTGAGGATCTTAATATTAAGAATATGATAAGAGATCCACAATATTCAAAGAGTATAGCAGATGTGTCGTGGAATATGTTAATCACTGCAACTAAGTACAAGGCTGAAAGTGCTGGTAAAATCGTTGTGTTGGTTAATCCCTACAATACATCTCAGATGTGTTCAAAATGCGGTTTAATTGTTAAAAAAACAATAAATAATAGAATTCATAAATGTGATAGTTGTGGTCTGGCATTAGATCGCGACTACAATGCAGCTATTAACATTCTCAGATTGGGTTTGCAATCTGTCGGTATCAAATCCGTAGAAGCCCGCCGGCTTTAG